Genomic DNA from Patescibacteria group bacterium:
TACCACTAAGCGCGCCCGCCGTAAAGTCCGCTACCCAGCTGCCATCCGCTCTCGGCGACAAGTCCCCCATTCGCTTAACATCGGCCAATCCATCTTTCAAGAGCCAGACTGCGTACGTTTGAGTGAGACCGTCTATTCCTGGAAGATACACGATCAAGTGATAATCGGCACTTTTTTCTCCAGGGGTTCTATTTGCCACACCCGTCGCTTTACCGTCAGTTGAAGAAATAATATCCGAGCGGAAAAGCATGGGTTCGGCCGCGGAAACTGAGCCAGGAGAAAGTAAATCGGTCACCGTCCCGGAACCAGCCGCAATTTTTTCCGTAGTTGACGCACCGCCGCGCAGCCAATTCATACCGCCCCAAAATAGCCCTCCTCCAAGGACAATAAGAAAAGCTGAAGACAAGAGCGACCGGCCAAATGAGGATCGTTTTCGGCGAGTGTGCCGAAAAACGCGTTGGGTCATAATTAGGCCTGGAGGATTGCGCGCCTAATACTCTCCGCAGGGTTCTCCTCCAAGATGCTAGGTAGTATACACTGTTTTTCTGGGCTTTTTACTGTCCCAGCCAGAGCCTGTGCAGCAGCCAGTTTCATCTTCGAGGTTAGTCGGCGAACACGGCCATCGAGCAAGCCTCGAAACAGTCCGGGATACACGAGAACATTGTTAACTTGATTTGGATAATCAGAACGTCCAGTGGCGATAACTTCCGCTCCCCCAACAAGCGCTTCTTCCGGCATTATTTCCGGCGTGGGATTCGCCAGCGCAAAGATAATTGAGCGCGGAGCCATGGTCGAAACCATCTCGCGGGTCACGAGACCTGGACGACTCACGCCGATAAACACATCAGCGTCTTTAAGAGCATCGGCGAGCGTTCCAAGTTTCCCGTCGAGGTTAATGATCTTCGCGAGTCTATCTTTTTCTGAGTTCATTTTCTCACGGCCGAGGGCGATAATGCCGACAGAGTCGAGAAGATCAATCTTCGTGGCGCCTGCGTCGATCAAAAGCTGAGTGATCGCAATGCCTGCCGCACCAGCGCCACTAATAACCATGCGAACATTCGACAATTCCTTCCCGACAACTTTCAAAGCATTGAACAGTCCACCAACAACCACAATCGCCGTGCAGTGCTGATCGTCGTGCATGACGGGAATGTCGAGCTCCTCGGTTAATCGACGCTCAATCTCGAAGCATGCCGGAGCTGCGATATCTTCAAGATGGATTCCTCCGAACGTCGGCGCAATCATTTTCACGGCCTGCACAATGTCGTCGACGTTCTTACTCGCAAGGACAATCGGCATGGCGTCTATGTCTGCATACTTCTTGTACAAGACCGCCTTCCCTTCCATCACCGGGAGTCCCGCCATCGGACCAATATCGCCCAAACCAAGCACCGAAGTGCCATCGCTTACCACCGCCACCGTGTTGCCCTTCATGGTCAGCTCGTAAGCAAGCTCCGGGTTCTTCTGAATCGCCAAACACGGCTCAGCTACGCCCGGGGTGTACGCAATAGATAAATCATCCTTGGTTTCAAGGGGCATCTTTGAAGTAATGGCCCATTTACCCTTCTTTTCTTTATGAGCAGCTAAGGAGAGCGCGGCGTAGTCTTTCTTTTCCATAAAACGAAAGTTATCGTTGGGCAAAATATTCTGTCACTGCCGTATATTCCTCCTCATTTGAGAACTCCTCTCGCATGAATGTTTTCTCGTTCGGGTTGATCCATTCAGCGCCGGCATGCTCGTCCGATAACACTTCAGTGCCCGAGACGTACTCGGCTTCAAATACCGTGAGAAATACGTATCGATCCATGGTCTTGAGATATCTGCGAAACTGGCATGCGACTGCACCGAGCGTATAAACGATGCCTTCACCCAGCTCTTCCCGAATTTCGCGGGTAAGCGCGTTCTGCAATGGCGTAGTGTATTCGTCGTTATCAATGCGGCCGCCAGGAAAGTCGTATTTGCCACTATGCATCTTTAAAAACAGATATTTCCCGTCTTTCTTCAAAAGAATCTTCTGACCCACATGAAAAAGCCCGTAGTCTTTCTTCATTTCCATAGTGAGAGGATATTACTCCCAGACCCTGACGCCAGGAAGGGTCTAGAGGTGGATGAATTAGAAAGTGCCCGGGATTCCTGTAATATCTTTCAAGGAGGTTCGAATGTCTCGTGGGAAGCCGAAGGACAAGACAGAGAAGCAGAATCCGCAGAAGAAACCTGTGAACCGGTACCTGATCATCAAGCCCGCGCTAGAAGCGGACGCAAAGCTCGCGACCCGATCAATGCAGGTCATTCGTCACCGCCATTGCAAGGTGCGCTAGTTCAAATCGTCGCCACCGCCCGGAACCACGCCGAGCGGTATTTTTTTTAGTAATCTCCCAAAAAACTAGTCGGCATTTTCTTTTGGACACGCTCGCCGTTATTGTCGAGAACGATTGTGGGCTCGTCGTCATACACGTTCGCGGAAGGCTGACGAGGAGTAGTCGAACGATACGCAGTCGACGCGCCCCAGGAAGGGATGCTGGTTTTAAGGCGGATTTCTTCGATGAGTTCTTTGGGGATTTCGTCGAGGAATTGAGACGGCTGGCGAATCTCAACGGATTCATAGCCGGTTGTTACTGGGTATGTGAAATAGAGATTTCGGCGGGCGCGGGTTGCAGCTACATAAAAGAGTCGTCGCTCCTCGGCCATGCCGTTCTCCTCGCTATACGCCCGCGAGTGTGGGAATGCTCCTTCGGCGAGGTGAATGATAAAGACGCTGTCCCATTCGAGTCCCTTTGCTTGGTGAATGGTCGAAAGAATCAATTTGTCTCCCCCGTCTTCTTCCCTCGGTTTTTCAGGATCTTGCAACGTCACGCCAAAGTCGCCGGTAAGTGTTACCGCGTCCAAGAAGTCACCCAGCTTCTCGTACTGCTCGGCGAACAAGCCGAACTGCTCAAGATCCTCCTGCCTATCACGAGCATTTTGATATTCGGCTTCTAAGTATTGTTTGTAGACATCACTCGACGCAAAAGCACGCAACATTCCGGCGGGCGAAGATTCAGCCAACATGGCGCCGAAAATCTGCACGCACTTCTGCCAGCCGAGTGCAGCTTTGGCGCCAAGCGGAGGAAAGCTGACGATCGCTGACTGCGCGTCCGGCAACTCGCCCAAGTAGTTAGCGGCCTTGCTCGCCGTCACGAGACCCATGCCTGGGTGAATCTGAAGCGCCCGCATCCAAGCCATGCCGTCTTTTACATTTCGGATTACTCGAAGGTGAGCAATGGCGTCCTTCACATGCGCGCGCTCGAAGAACTTTAGTCCCCCGCGATATTCATAGGGAATATTCCGCCGCATGAGTTCAAATTCCAATGACTGCGAGTGAAACGCGGCTCTAAATAGCACAGCGATGCTTCTCATTGGCGCGCCTTCGTCGATCAACTCAAAAATCTGCTCGGTGACATATTGTGCCTCCTGCCTTTCGTCTGTCGCCGGGACAAGAGACGGCTTGTCACCGTGCGCGACGACGGCCGTCAGATCCTTCGAAAACTGTTCCTTGTTATTCTTAATAACAGCGTTCGCAACAGCCAGAATTTCCGGCGTCGATCGGTAGTTCGTGACTAATCGAAACACCTGCGCGTTCTCGTACCGCTTCGGGAAGTCGAGAATGTTTTTGATCTCGGCAGCTCGAAAAGAATAGATGCTCTGCGCGTCATCACCAACGACTAATAAGTTCCCATTCACGCTCGACAACAAGTGAACGATCTCGGCCTGGATCATGTTTGTATCCTGGAACTCGTCGACCAAAACATAAGCGAACTTGTTACCGAGTTTCTGTCGAAGATCGTCGTCGCGTTGCAGGAGTTCGAGGAGCTTTACGAGGAGATCGTCAAAATCCATGGCCTTCTGGCGCTCTTTTTCTTTGCCGTACATGTCGATCACGGCCAGAATGTCGTCCTTAAAACCTACAAGTGCGGGATGCTTCCACTCGATGACCTCATCAGCAGACTTGCGCGCGTTGACCGCATAGGAACCGATCGACCGGCACACCGACGGCGACGGAAACCGCTCCCCCGTAATCTTCACGTGTCGCTCTTTAATACAAAGCTTCATCATGTCATTCGCGTCCTCTTCGTCCAAAATCGAAAAGTCTCGACCAAAAACTGTCCGGTCGCCGTACATGCGCAAAAGTCTGTTCGCGATCGAGTGAAATGTGCCAGCCCATAACCCTTGCGGGAATACCTTAAGCAAGGCTTCCGAGCGCGTCATCATTTCCTTGGCGGCCTTATTAGTAAACGTCAAAAGCAAAATACGATCAGGCGGTACGCCATGTTCGAGCAACCATGCCACGCGATACGTGACTGTTCGCGTCTTGCCAGAACCCGCACCAGCGAGCACCAAGCATGGCCCATCACCGTTCTCAACAACTGCGTACTGTTCATCGTTTAATTCGGCTTTATAGTTTATGTTTAAATGGACCTGACCGCCGCCGGAGAGTACGAATTCCTTCATAGATGCGCCCAGATTAACATAAATAAAAAGACGAAGCCATGCGGCTCCGTCTCTTTAAAACTATATCTGCCAATTATCGGCTGAGTGAGATAGGTGCATTTTCTGGGTCACAAGCACCCGCAGTCAGCGTACCGGAAGCATTCCTGATCAAATAGTAATCAGTCTTGGTGGCGGCGCCGCTGGTTGGGTCCATCGGGACGCTGCCGAGGTAGCCAGCTGTTTGCAAGGCTGTAAGATCTGCACAAGCAGCGGCCGTGGTCTGAGCCGTACAACCTGTGTCACAACCGATAGCATCAGTTCCAATCACGTAAGCCGTTCCCGCAGTCATCGCGGCAACCGAAGCTATATAGGCACCGCCGTTATCAACCTGCGCCGTCTTCAGCGCAGCCACGATGTTTGTAACATCACTTGAACGACGTGAATCGCGGGCATCGGCGAAACGCTTAGCTGGGTTAAGAGCTACGAAAACTGCAGCGGCCAGCACCACGATAATAGCGATTACAATCAATAACTCAATAAGAGTGAATCCTTTTCTCTCCCGCTGCACGCTCTTCATAAAAATTGATTCGTTTAAGAATAAACATATTATAATCTATTTTTACCGGTATCAGGCGCAGCTGCTGTTTAATGTGCATAACCTCATGCACACCCGCCCTCACCAAAAGCCAGTCTAGCAACTATAATGATACGTATATGGCCACCGAAAAAAAACCTAAAATCATCAAATTAATCACCAAGGGGCCTAAAACAACGAATGGCAACCTTCCATCAAAAAAAGACGTTGAAGATCTCATTGCCAAAGCAATTGCCGGTACTACATCAGATGCAGCCGTTAGGCTCTTTGAGATGATCATGATCTTTGCTCATGCTGCCCGCGCCTCAGACGTTCATCTTGAACCGTGGAAGGATCACGCTATTATCCGCATTAGAATAGACGGCATTCTTCATGATGAATTCACTCTGGATACCGATCTCCATACCCAGTTAGTAGCCCGTATAAAGATTCTAACCCGGATGCGAACCGACGAGCATCATGGCCCGCAAGATGGAAGATTTAAATTTACTTCTCCGCTCGGAGACGTGGATGTTCGCGTCTCAATTCTGCCCGATTCCTTTGGCGAAAAAGGGGTTTTACGCCTCCTCTCCAGCCAATCGCATCAATTAACGCTTGAACAGCTTGGTTTTTGTGAAGAAGATTTGGCTCGTATCACTAGAGCCATAAAAAAACCTTGGGGCATGATTCTAGCCACCGGTCCAACGGGCAGCGGAAAAACTACGAGTATTTACGCGATTCTTGAAGTAATTAACAGGCGAGAAGTAAATATCGCCACCATTGAGGATCCAGTTGAATTTGAAATCCCCGGAGTCAATCAAAGCCAGGTTGATCACGTGGCTAAACTGACATTTGCTACCGGCCTACGAGCGCTATTGCGACAAGATCCGGATGTTATCATGGTCGGAGAAATTAGAGACGAGGAAACTGCAAAAATTGCGGTCAATGCGGCCCTGACCGGACACAAACTCCTATCCACTCTCCACACCAATAACGCCGCCACCAGCATTCCGCGGCTTATCGATATGGGCGTTGAGCCTTTTCTTATCTCGTCTACATTTATCTGCGCCATCGCCCAAAGACTGGTTAGACGCGTCTGCAAAGATTGCGTAGAAACACAAAACTTGGGAATTGCTGAAGGAAGTAAAATGTTGCACAAACAAACAGCCGATGCTCTTTTCAAAGATAGGAAGACCATCGAAATCGCCAAAGCTAAGGGCTGCACAAAATGCAACGATACCGGGTATAAAGGGCGAATCGGTATTTATGAGGTACTAGAAAACTCCGTCGCCATTCAAAGCCTCATCAATAAGCGGGCAACGAGTGATGAAATTCAAGAGGTAGCAAAAAAAGAAGGCATGACCACTATCATGGAGGATGGCGTGCGAAAAGTCCTAACCAAGGAGACCACGATAGAAGAACTTAGTCGCGTCATGGAAGAGTAAGGTATGAACAGCAAAAAAAAATCTGGAGTGAGTCTTTACACTAAACTCTCAGTTCAGCTGTCGCTGACTGAGCAGCTTCTGCTGACTAAATATTTAGCTGTGCTGCTCAAATCTGGACTACCGATTGATGATGCGATTGAAATTCTTTCGAACCAGTCAAAAGGCTCCTTAAAAACGATCTTAACCAGCCTCAGGGAATCTGTTAGAAGCGGCAACACACTGGCTGACGGCCTGGAAAAATTTCCTCATGTTTTCTCCACGACCTTCATAAACCTGATTCGAGCCGGCGAAAACTCAGGAACGCTCCAGGGAAATCTTCAGCAACTAGCTGATCAGATGCAAAAAGAACACGACCTGCGGGTAAAAATCCGGAGTGCCATGATGTATCCGTCCATTGTTTTCATGAGCGCTATCACTATCTGTACTGGAATTGTTGTCTTTGTCCTGCCGAATATTACCGCGCTCTTCAAATCTCTTGATGTTCCGTTGCCTTGGACTACCAAAGTTCTCCTCTGGATTGCCTTCGTAGTCCAACATTATGGAATTTTGATTGCCACGGTTACAATCGCGTCAATCGTCATATTCATGTTTATTCGTAATTTATCTTTCGTAAAACCAATAACGCATTTCTTAACCCTCCGTGCGCCAGTTTTAGGAAAAATCGTCAGAAATACTAATCTAGCCAGAATCATGCGACTGCTCGGCACCCTTCTTAACACCGGTATGGCGCTTGACGAAGCCCTGCCGGTAACCGTTTCTGTAATTAAAAACCACTACTACAAACGCCTCTTTACTAAAATGGAAACTACTGTTTCCGAAGGAAATACTATTACCGTAGCTCTCGCCTCGAATAATTATCTTGTTCCGCCCATCGCCCTGCGACTAATCAGAGTCGGCGAGGAAACTGGCACCCTAGGAGAAATGCTCATCTACCTAGCTAATTTTTATGAACAAGAAATTGATGAAGCGAC
This window encodes:
- a CDS encoding type II secretion system protein, which encodes MKSVQRERKGFTLIELLIVIAIIVVLAAAVFVALNPAKRFADARDSRRSSDVTNIVAALKTAQVDNGGAYIASVAAMTAGTAYVIGTDAIGCDTGCTAQTTAAACADLTALQTAGYLGSVPMDPTSGAATKTDYYLIRNASGTLTAGACDPENAPISLSR
- a CDS encoding type II secretion system F family protein is translated as MNSKKKSGVSLYTKLSVQLSLTEQLLLTKYLAVLLKSGLPIDDAIEILSNQSKGSLKTILTSLRESVRSGNTLADGLEKFPHVFSTTFINLIRAGENSGTLQGNLQQLADQMQKEHDLRVKIRSAMMYPSIVFMSAITICTGIVVFVLPNITALFKSLDVPLPWTTKVLLWIAFVVQHYGILIATVTIASIVIFMFIRNLSFVKPITHFLTLRAPVLGKIVRNTNLARIMRLLGTLLNTGMALDEALPVTVSVIKNHYYKRLFTKMETTVSEGNTITVALASNNYLVPPIALRLIRVGEETGTLGEMLIYLANFYEQEIDEATKNVTTLIEPIMIVGIGLMVALLAFSIISPIYQVVGSI
- a CDS encoding ATP-dependent helicase: MKEFVLSGGGQVHLNINYKAELNDEQYAVVENGDGPCLVLAGAGSGKTRTVTYRVAWLLEHGVPPDRILLLTFTNKAAKEMMTRSEALLKVFPQGLWAGTFHSIANRLLRMYGDRTVFGRDFSILDEEDANDMMKLCIKERHVKITGERFPSPSVCRSIGSYAVNARKSADEVIEWKHPALVGFKDDILAVIDMYGKEKERQKAMDFDDLLVKLLELLQRDDDLRQKLGNKFAYVLVDEFQDTNMIQAEIVHLLSSVNGNLLVVGDDAQSIYSFRAAEIKNILDFPKRYENAQVFRLVTNYRSTPEILAVANAVIKNNKEQFSKDLTAVVAHGDKPSLVPATDERQEAQYVTEQIFELIDEGAPMRSIAVLFRAAFHSQSLEFELMRRNIPYEYRGGLKFFERAHVKDAIAHLRVIRNVKDGMAWMRALQIHPGMGLVTASKAANYLGELPDAQSAIVSFPPLGAKAALGWQKCVQIFGAMLAESSPAGMLRAFASSDVYKQYLEAEYQNARDRQEDLEQFGLFAEQYEKLGDFLDAVTLTGDFGVTLQDPEKPREEDGGDKLILSTIHQAKGLEWDSVFIIHLAEGAFPHSRAYSEENGMAEERRLFYVAATRARRNLYFTYPVTTGYESVEIRQPSQFLDEIPKELIEEIRLKTSIPSWGASTAYRSTTPRQPSANVYDDEPTIVLDNNGERVQKKMPTSFLGDY
- a CDS encoding malic enzyme-like NAD(P)-binding protein — encoded protein: MEKKDYAALSLAAHKEKKGKWAITSKMPLETKDDLSIAYTPGVAEPCLAIQKNPELAYELTMKGNTVAVVSDGTSVLGLGDIGPMAGLPVMEGKAVLYKKYADIDAMPIVLASKNVDDIVQAVKMIAPTFGGIHLEDIAAPACFEIERRLTEELDIPVMHDDQHCTAIVVVGGLFNALKVVGKELSNVRMVISGAGAAGIAITQLLIDAGATKIDLLDSVGIIALGREKMNSEKDRLAKIINLDGKLGTLADALKDADVFIGVSRPGLVTREMVSTMAPRSIIFALANPTPEIMPEEALVGGAEVIATGRSDYPNQVNNVLVYPGLFRGLLDGRVRRLTSKMKLAAAQALAGTVKSPEKQCILPSILEENPAESIRRAILQA
- a CDS encoding NUDIX hydrolase; protein product: MEMKKDYGLFHVGQKILLKKDGKYLFLKMHSGKYDFPGGRIDNDEYTTPLQNALTREIREELGEGIVYTLGAVACQFRRYLKTMDRYVFLTVFEAEYVSGTEVLSDEHAGAEWINPNEKTFMREEFSNEEEYTAVTEYFAQR
- a CDS encoding GspE/PulE family protein, with protein sequence MATEKKPKIIKLITKGPKTTNGNLPSKKDVEDLIAKAIAGTTSDAAVRLFEMIMIFAHAARASDVHLEPWKDHAIIRIRIDGILHDEFTLDTDLHTQLVARIKILTRMRTDEHHGPQDGRFKFTSPLGDVDVRVSILPDSFGEKGVLRLLSSQSHQLTLEQLGFCEEDLARITRAIKKPWGMILATGPTGSGKTTSIYAILEVINRREVNIATIEDPVEFEIPGVNQSQVDHVAKLTFATGLRALLRQDPDVIMVGEIRDEETAKIAVNAALTGHKLLSTLHTNNAATSIPRLIDMGVEPFLISSTFICAIAQRLVRRVCKDCVETQNLGIAEGSKMLHKQTADALFKDRKTIEIAKAKGCTKCNDTGYKGRIGIYEVLENSVAIQSLINKRATSDEIQEVAKKEGMTTIMEDGVRKVLTKETTIEELSRVMEE